The Salvelinus namaycush isolate Seneca chromosome 16, SaNama_1.0, whole genome shotgun sequence genome has a segment encoding these proteins:
- the LOC120061062 gene encoding zinc finger and BTB domain-containing protein 39-like — MRIRLQGSGHAAGLLTELNHCRLSRLFCDVILQVGSRFFTVHRAVLACAGTHFRSLFSGRGKQIGTSGAGATTTYSLDFVSPANFEKVLTFIYTGEIFTDLIDVGVLYELAERLGVRELVRACHTTFPDLQQLGSGSADCVADGDLDPDMVAAAAGSSMCSSSAVSCSSLSSSAGPSAAPTPAAAPSPLPLPQGSRVARLGRGGGHTATLSLPLKAEDEQSHLGYGQMGYGQMAEDKQLQLAGDQQSSVGSLSTVAVGTTPGLLLPLQLKTEEGVEVVMGDRVGNSEEEQMVASGSRAGSPTPCVSDACSFPDSSAQLGRVVCGVEAPCAPSSFGDPLDSLQLGGVGGLSSGHKGVIFEGEENEEDNEEKREQLQGDEEGTDGGGDQWRPLAEDVIELSDDENYMEEEDDEEDDEDDFVCVENGAVVSREGVKPGQMSGMVACKACGMELLTESAALRAHAETHLTETGTCRVCGASFPGDRGASITHALSHVVFSCDMCHLQFCSQAKLVRHRRQAAARYTLPSQLHNATQGHNGELQCAVCNKTLTKDFPVIRDHLLSHVSIQSLSCGVCLLPQPSLCALLWHALTHLSLPVYSCPLCACGFLDRPLLDRHMALHAEEAETDREAMRAHKAAGAEGEEELRCFLCPETFRSGTAFQYHLSFHTNETQPQGQGQGSQGWTGKRKADQLEYSCSSPLEAGSLGKLGNMGFDLGMGSFHLSDKLLQGAVASGFSAGLLSNGNSSSISGSAMGAATPRGKWYRCRFCGKRFAHSGEFTYHLRIHTGEKPYQCKVCLRFFRGRSTMICHLKTHAGALMYRCTVCGLYFSTLKLVSSHMEIHKDHLPPDFNIEQTFMYNDHSKEPLPALDT, encoded by the exons ATGAGGATACGGCTGCAGGGCTCAGGCCATGCCGCCGGTCTCCTCACCGAGCTCAATCACTGCCGTCTCTCCCGCCTCTTCTGTGATGTCATCCTTCAGGTGGGGAGCCGCTTCTTCACAGTGCACCGTGCGGTGCTCGCCTGCGCTGGGACACACTTCCGCAGCCTGTTCTCAGGTAGGGGGAAACAGATCGGAACCTCTGGAGCCGGAGCTACAACAACGTACTCTCTGGACTTTGTGTCCCCGGCCAACTTTGAGAAGGTGCTGACGTTCATCTACACCGGAGAGATCTTCACAGACCTGATAGATGTAGGGGTGCTGTATGAGCTGGCAGAGAGGCTGGGGGTGAGAGAGCTGGTGAGAGCCTGTCACACTACCTTCCCTGACCTGCAGCAGCTGGGCTCAGGGTCTGCAGACTGTGTGGCGGATGGAGACCTGGACCCTGACATGGTTGCTGCTGCAGCTGGGTCATCAATGTGCTCGTCGTCTGCAGTATCTTGTTCCTCTCTGTCGTCATCTGCTGGTCCCTCAGCTGCTCCTACCCCGGCGGCAGCAccatcacctctccctctcccccagggCAGCAGGGTGGCCAGGCTGGGCCGGGGTGGTGGACACACAGCCACTCTGTCCCTGCCTCTCAAAGCAGAGGATGAGCAGTCTCACCTGGGCTATGGACAGATGGGCTATGGACAGATGGCCGAAGACAAACAGCTACAGCTGGCTGGAGATCAGCAGAGTTCAGTAGGTAGTCTCTCCACTGTAGCTGTTGGGACCACCCCAGGACTTCTCCTTCCCTTGCAGCTGAAGACTGAGGAGGGCGTGGAGGTGGTGATGGGAGACAGGGTTGGTAACAGTGAGGAGGAACAGATGGTAGCTAGTGGGAGTAGAGCTGGTTCTCCAACTCCATGTGTGTCTGACGCCTGCTCCTTCCCTGACTCGTCAGCCCAGCTGGGAAGGGTGGTCTGTGGGGTGGAGGCTCCCTGTGCCCCCTCCTCCTTTGGAGACCCCCTGGACAGTCTGCAgttggggggggtgggtgggCTTAGCTCTGGCCACAAAGGGGTCATCTTCGAAGGGGAGGAGAATGAAGAAGATAATgaggaaaagagagaacagctGCAGGGAGATGAAGAAGGGACTGACGGAGGAGGGGACCAGTGGAGACCCCTGGCTGAAGATGTCATTGAGCTGAGCGATGACGAGAATTACATGGAGGAGGAAGACGATGAGGAGGACGATGAAgatgactttgtgtgtgtggagAATGGAGCAGTGGTTAGCAGAGAGGGAGTGAAGCCTGGCCAGATGTCGGGTATGGTGGCGTGTAAAGCCTGTGGGATGGAACTGTTAACAGAGTCTGCTGCCCTGAGGGCCCACGCGGAGACCCACCTCACTGAGACAGGGACCTGCAGAGTGTGTGGGGCATCTTTCCCCGGGGACCGCGGGGCCAGCATCACCCACGCCCTGTCCCATGTGGTGTTCTCCTGTGACATGTGTCATCTCCAGTTCTGCAGCCAGGCCAAGCTGGTACGCCACAGACGCCAGGCGGCTGCTCGGTACACCCTCCCCAGTCAGCTCCACAACGCCACCCAGGGGCACAATGGGGAGCTGCAGTGTGCCGTCTGTAACAAAACCCTCACCAAGGATTTCCCG GTCATCAGGGATCACCTGCTGAGTCACGTGTCTATCCAGTCACTGAGCTGTGGTGTGTGCCTGTTACCCCAGCCCTCCCTGTGTGCCCTGCTGTGGCACGCCCTCACCCACCTCTCCCTGCCAGTCTACTCCTGCCCGCTCTGCGCCTGCGGCTTCCTGGATCGCCCTCTGCTGGACAGACACATGGCCCTGCATGCCGAGGAGGCAGAAACTGACAGAGAGGCCATGAGGGCTCATAAAGCAGCcggggcagagggagaggaggagctgCGTTGCTTCTTATGCCCAGAGACCTTCCGCTCTGGCACAGCCTTCCAGTACCACCTGAGTTTTCACACCAACGAGACCCAGCCCCAGGGGCAGGGCCAGGGCAGTCAGGGGTGGACAGGGAAACGTAAGGCTGACCAGCTGGAGTACTCCTGCTCCTCCCCCCTGGAGGCTGGCAGCCTGGGGAAGCTTGGCAACATGGGCTTCGACCTGGGGATGGGCTCCTTCCACCTCTCAGACAAGCTGCTTCAGGGGGCTGTGGCATCTGGCTTCTCCGCAGGCCTCCTGTCCAATGGGAACTCCTCTAGCATTAGTGGGTCGGCCATGGGCGCCGCCACGCCCCGGGGGAAATGGTACCGCTGTCGCTTCTGCGGCAAACGCTTCGCCCACTCTGGCGAGTTCACCTACCACCTGCGCATCCACACTGGGGAGAAGCCGTACCAGTGCAAGGTGTGCCTGAGGTTCTTCCGAGGCCGCTCCACCATGATCTGCCACCTGAAGACCCACGCCGGTGCGCTCATGTACCGCTGCACCGTCTGCGGCCTGTATTTCTCCACG